A window of the Zeugodacus cucurbitae isolate PBARC_wt_2022May chromosome 2, idZeuCucr1.2, whole genome shotgun sequence genome harbors these coding sequences:
- the LOC105212271 gene encoding NACHT and WD repeat domain-containing protein 2 isoform X2 — MPLKVVDMRWGVRDEATDDHMTTELCMREIQNCQRLSMGPNFIVFLGQKYGYRPIPTYIVSSELQLICEELTSMGVDRALLDLWYKKDSNAVPPMSVLQPISSILINFNNKRVPKLQAEDQAVWWDTLNKMQKLLRKAAASLGASEKMDKECVHNYFMSVTEREVINGILNVKNTKNHCLAYVRYINNINLQNLKKASLFVDIINRSLDTESAKLLGDLRDVRLPNKIESSNMQKYTVEWIGREGLDIETHEEYLNHFISHFYKNIVKLVDRAMRKEDSSAQGQIVTEILQHLHACNNSVKVFYGREDNLEHIKRYMLGDSDKPLVLYGEGGCGKTSMLAKSASLVASEWFASQRPINVIRFLGTTPDSSALTPTLISICQQISYNYMLPFENIPDDLVPLTAHFKQLLTYASTNQPLTLYLDSVDQLTGTQDSNKVSWIPTRLPPHCKIIISCANEESNPTVSQEYHVLCKMIDVEENFIEVTALGEDLAMNVIKMWMKTACRDLNNYQWRLVANAISKCSLPIFVKLVFAEICRWRSYTKPQETHLANTVMDSIMMLFERIEKQHGRILVFHALAYITAAKSGLSESELEDLISLDDKVLDDVYQYHMPPVRRIPPLLWTRIRNDLPNYLSEREADGVNVMNWYHRQFRDTAKERYFKNMNMAMYFHSMIADYYLGIWGGGVPKPFRYTEIQRHRFGLTEKEGSADRKVPIQPLVFTSKDGSSKRYNLRKFGELPFHFVRSRRFKDLFEHVLFNYDWLHAKLSSCPLQAVLADFEDASANTDNKEAKRELMLVADALRLGGAILAVYPNMLAPQLIGRLLPEIGGNNNIKMLLRACDRSGPKDCSLIPVNHCLHTPGGPLKYSLEGHQFAVFAFCLTSDLRYMVSISTHFITFDLSTSDLTRDVNPGIEGIMQQLVLSPDNKWAAAYSNNNQTVLLNMLSSEFVVIDSPFEADDGPVSGLYLLNQSLFLTCKLRWAQFDMRGNLVGVYDIQGDVLNWEILSMEFLRPTDYNVIFWSGSINETRLRLDSCRNELFSEPLLLYSALVMNKDRTKIFACANEENYQVSVFRFDESDSDNSINWILEDQLPRFENDVKEMLLQLRLDQDDRMLLGTAGKGFVIWDFGKDGERLSEDAMYFALPHGVRNITTRIMQSNSIMVSSKMDYAVAGVRKNLYVWCLHTRQLAKVLDAHFGRIIQLEALTIGNWNNLVTSSIDRSVKVWNINNIFEKVHVIDRHELQIDNISLSEVDLGVTVTRSCVGVWDTRSGRLLAKLADSPLGAIVTHAEITPDGRYIISSETGKFLVWNRISEQVIYRDDQPGIQQITLMDYGYKVLTVSCLNINNKAAAAAAEAAAAAGEDTNRLTAITTVRSVPEGNILFRFEYPIRMVPGLPFRQSVISADSAYVIVCTVDKANKDCLAVYSATNGTFVSKILLKGCGIKEVISLVPMPHKANQVAVISSEKGSIMDIKSKKHVRSIPKWGGSIMKDGKSGLYAPTRGGLEMLELRKGTTVKTFIPKVAEGVFSVICLFTENDEYVCYYHSGRKTIRVFRSSDTEMIANYRLQAELTAIKSSKDGRCIVLGTVDGCMSVLAIVDPQKEEMFEYLKQLPSRDENWKAKLAKQKARVGFKAAIRVATISSRFDKSNKNAQSVDDEAGELDEGVNPVETAAGE, encoded by the exons ATGCCGTTAAAG GTAGTCGATATGCGTTGGGGTGTTCGCGACGAAGCTACTGATGATCACATGACCACGGAATTGTGTATGCGCGAGATTCAAAATTGCCAACGTCTTTCGATGGGTCCAAATTTCATTGTGTTTTTGGGACAGAAATATGGTTACCGGCCCATACCGACATATATAGTCTCCTCAGAATTGCAACTAATCTGCGAGGAGCTGACATCGATGGGTGTAGATCGCGCCTTGCTTGATCTGTGGTACAAAAAGGATAGTAATGCAGTGCCACCGATGTCGGTACTGCAACCCATCTCAtcgattttgattaattttaataacaag CGTGTTCCCAAACTACAAGCCGAGGACCAAGCCGTCTGGTGGGATACgcttaataaaatgcaaaaactttTACGAAAAGCTGCCGCCTCTTTGGGTGCTAGCGAAAAAATGGATAAGGAATGTGTGCATAACTATTTCATGTCAG TTACTGAGCGCGAAGTcattaatggtatattgaatgtgAAGAATACGAAAAATCATTGTCTGGCCTATGTGCGCTACatcaataatataaatttgcaaaatctcaagAAGGCTTCACTCTTCGTGGATATAATAAATCGCAGTTTGGACACAGAATCGGCTAAATTGCTGGGCGATTTGCGTGATGTACGCCTACCGAACAAGATTGAATCGAGCAATATGCAGAA ATACACAGTCGAATGGATCGGACGTGAGGGTTTGGATATCGAAACGCACGAGGAATATCTCAATCATTTCATATCGCATTTCTATAAGAATATCGTGAAATTGGTGGATCGCGCCATGCGCAAAGAAGACTCCAGTGCACAGGGGCAGATAGTGACTGAAATCCTACAGCATTTGCACGCTTGTAATAATTCGGTAAAGGTATTTTATGGGCGTGAAGATAATTTAGAACATATCAAGCGCTATATGCTGGGGGATTCAGATAAACCACTTGTCCTTTATGGCGAAGGAGGTTGTGGTAAGACATCGATGCTTGCAAAGAGCGCTTCGCTGGTGGCTAGTGAATGGTTTGCTAGTCAGCGACCAATTAATGTTATACGCTTCCTCGGCACTACGCCCGATTCAAGTGCGCTAACACCAACGCTAATTTCGATTTGTCAGCAG ATCTCTTACAACTATATGCTACCATTCGAGAATATACCCGACGATCTTGTACCTTTAACGGCACATTTTAAGCAATTACTAACTTATGCAAGCACGAACCAACCGCTGACTCTATATCTTGATTCCGTTGATCAACTGACAGGTACACAAGATTCGAATAAAGTGTCGTGGATACCGACACGTTTGCCACCACACTGTAAG ATCATTATTTCATGCGCCAACGAGGAGTCCAATCCGACCGTCTCACAGGAGTATCACGTGCTATGCAAAATGATCGATGTCGAGGAGAATTTCATTGAGGTCACCGCGTTGGGTGAGGATCTTGCCATGAACGTTATAAAAATGTGGATGAAGACGGCTTGTCGTGATTTGAATAATTATCAATGGCGTCTGGTCGCGAACGCCATAAGCAAATGTTCCTTACCGATCTTCGTGAAGCTGGTCTTTGCCGAGATTTGTCGCTGGCGTAGCTATACCAAACCGCAGGAAACGCATCTCGCCAATACCGTTATGGATTCGATTATGATGCTATTCGAACGTATAGAGAAGCAGCATGGTCGCATTTTGGTCTTTCATGCATTGGCTTATATCACCGCCGCTAAGTCGGGTTTGTCCGAGAGCGAATTGGAAGATCTCATTTCGTTGGATGATAAAGTGTTGGACGATGTGTATCAATATCATATGCCACCAGTGCGTCGTATACCGCCACTTTTATGGACGCGCATACGTAACGATTTGCCGAATTATCTGAGTGAACGTGAAGCGGACGGTGTGAATGTGATGAACTGGTATCATAGACAATTCAGGGATACTGCTAAGGAGCGCTACTTCAAGAACATGAATATGGCGATGTACTTTCATTCGATGATTGCTGATTATTATCTGGGTATTTGGGGTGGTGGTGTGCCGAAACCCTTCAGATATACGGAAATACAACGACATCGTTTCGGATTGACGGAGAAAGAGGGTTCGGCAGACCGAAAGGTGCCCATACAACCGTTGGTCTTTACTAGCAAGGATGGCAGTTCGAAACGTTATAATTTgagaaag TTCGGCGAGTTACCTTTTCATTTTGTGCGCTCGCGTCGCTTTAAAGATCTTTTCGAACATGTACTTTTCAACTACGACTGGCTACATGCCAAACTCTCAAGCTGCCCGCTACAAGCGGTGCTGGCGGATTTTGAAGACGCCTCGGCGAATACAGATAATAAAGAAGCCAAACGTGAACTGATGCTTGTGGCCGATGCGCTGCGTCTTGGCGGCGCTATCCTCGCAGTCTATCCGAATATGTTAGCGCCACAGTTGATAGGACGTTTGTTGCCCGAAATCGGTggaaataacaatataaaaatgctTTTGCGTGCCTGCGATCGCTCTGGACCGAAGGACTGCTCACTCATACCAGTGAATCATTGTCTACACACGCCAGGTGGTCCATTAAAA TACTCACTGGAGGGTCATCAGTTCGCCGTTTTCGCTTTTTGTCTTACCAGTGATCTTCGTTATATGGTTTCGATCTCAACACATTTCATAACTTTTGATCTCTCAACATCGGATCTTACACGTGATGTGAATCCCGGAATTGAGGGTATCATGCAGCAACTAGTTTTGAGTCCAGATAATAAATGGGCTGCAGCATATTCCAATAACAATCAGACCGTATTGCTGAATATGCTCTCGAGCGAGTTTGTTGTGATCGATAGTCCATTCGAGGCTGACGATGGGCCAGTCAGTGGtctgtatttattaaatcaaaG TCTTTTTTTAACATGCAAGTTGCGTTGGGCTCAGTTCGACATGCGTGGCAATTTGGTTGGTGTTTACGATATCCAAGGCGATGTACTCAATTGGGAGATTTTGA GTATGGAGTTTCTACGTCCAACCGACTACAATGTAATTTTCTGGTCCGGTTCAATCAACGAGACACGTCTTCGCTTGGATTCCTGTCGCAATGAACTCTTTTCCGAACCTTTACTACTTTATAGCGCTCTGGTGATGAATAAGGACCGCACAAAGATTTTCGCATGCGCAAATGAAGAGAATTATCAG GTTAGTGTTTTTCGTTTTGATGAAAGCGACTCCGATAACTCCATCAACTGGATACTCGAGGACCAATTGCCACGTTTTGAGAATGACGTAAAAGAGATGTTGTTGCAGCTGCGTTTGGATCAAGATGATCGTATGTTACTCGGTACTGCTGGTAAAGGTTTTGTTATTTGGGACTTCGGTAAAGATGGTGAACGTCTCAGCGAGGATGCTATGTACTTCGCGCTACCTCACGGCGTCCGTAACATTACAACACGCATTATGCAATCCAATTCCATTATGGTAAGCTCAAAAATGGATTATGCTGTAGCGGGCGTGCGTAAGAATCTCTACGTCTGGTGTTTGCATACACGTCAACTGGCGAAGGTGCTCGACGCGCATTTCGGACGCATTATCCAGCTGGAGGCACTCACTATCGGCAATTGGAATAATTTGGTAACATCATCCATAGATCGTTCGGTCAAAGTAtggaatataaataatattttcgagaAGGTGCATGTAATTGACCGTCATGAACTGCAGATCGATAATATCAG TTTGTCCGAGGTTGATTTGGGCGTAACGGTTACACGTAGCTGTGTTGGTGTTTGGGATACGCGATCAGGTCGTCTGCTCGCCAAACTGGCCGATAGTCCTTTGGGCGCCATTGTTACACATGCTGAAATCACGCCCGATGGACGTTATATTATTTCTTCGGAGACTGGCAAGTTTCTGGTATGGAATCGTATCTCTGAACAAGTGATCTATCGTGATGATCAACCGGGCATTCAACAAATAACGCTTATGGATTACGGTTATAAAGTATTAACGGTATCATGtctaaatattaataacaaagccgcagcagcggcggctgaggctgctgctgcagctggtGAGGACACTAATCGTTTAACAGCAATAACGACAGTGCGTTCGGTGCCGG AGGGTAATATACTCTTTCGCTTTGAGTATCCCATACGCATGGTGCCCGGTTTGCCATTTAGACAATCGGTCATCTCGGCTGATTCGGCTTATGTGATCGTTTGTACCGTGGATAAGGCAAACAAGGATTGTTTGGCAGTCTACAGCGCTACTAACGGGACGtttgtttcaaaaattctaCTAAAAGGTTGTGGAATTAAG GAGGTGATTTCATTGGTGCCAATGCCGCACAAGGCAAATCAAGTGGCTGTTATCAGCAGCGAAAAGGGTAGCATAATGGATATAAAAAGCAAGAAGCATGTACGTTCCATACCCAAATGGGGAGGTTCTATAATGAAAGACGGCAAAAGCGGACTGTATGCGCCCACAAG AGGTGGCCTCGAGATGCTCGAACTACGTAAGGGTACCACAGTGAAGACATTTATACCTAAAGTGGCCGAGGGTGTGTTCTCAGTAATTTGTCTGTTCACCGAGAACGATGAGTACGTTTGCTATTATCACAGTGGTCGCAAAACTATACGCGTCTTCCGTTCTTCAGACACAGAAATGATCGCCAACTATCGTTTACAAGCCGAATTGACAGCGATTAAGAGCAGCAAGGATGGTCGCTGCATTGTCTTGGGCACTGTGGACGGCTGCATGTCTGTGCTAGCCATTGTCGATCCACAAAAGGAGGAAATGTTCGAGTATTTGAAACAATTGCCGTCGCGCGATGAAAATTGGAAAGCTAAATTGGCCAAACAAAAGGCGCGTGTCGGTTTTAAGGCCGCCATACGTGTGGCGACGATTTCATCGCGTTTTgataaaagtaacaaaaatgcTCAAAGCGTCGACGATGAAGCGGGTGAACTGGATGAGGGTGTTAATCCAGTGGAGACTGCTGCTGGAGAATAG
- the LOC105212271 gene encoding NACHT and WD repeat domain-containing protein 2 isoform X1, producing the protein MDDRTIDSIFAGSLESLPPVSSKIVRIFTSSTFTDTTMERNTLMAKCYPRIKDYCREKHGLEFQVVDMRWGVRDEATDDHMTTELCMREIQNCQRLSMGPNFIVFLGQKYGYRPIPTYIVSSELQLICEELTSMGVDRALLDLWYKKDSNAVPPMSVLQPISSILINFNNKRVPKLQAEDQAVWWDTLNKMQKLLRKAAASLGASEKMDKECVHNYFMSVTEREVINGILNVKNTKNHCLAYVRYINNINLQNLKKASLFVDIINRSLDTESAKLLGDLRDVRLPNKIESSNMQKYTVEWIGREGLDIETHEEYLNHFISHFYKNIVKLVDRAMRKEDSSAQGQIVTEILQHLHACNNSVKVFYGREDNLEHIKRYMLGDSDKPLVLYGEGGCGKTSMLAKSASLVASEWFASQRPINVIRFLGTTPDSSALTPTLISICQQISYNYMLPFENIPDDLVPLTAHFKQLLTYASTNQPLTLYLDSVDQLTGTQDSNKVSWIPTRLPPHCKIIISCANEESNPTVSQEYHVLCKMIDVEENFIEVTALGEDLAMNVIKMWMKTACRDLNNYQWRLVANAISKCSLPIFVKLVFAEICRWRSYTKPQETHLANTVMDSIMMLFERIEKQHGRILVFHALAYITAAKSGLSESELEDLISLDDKVLDDVYQYHMPPVRRIPPLLWTRIRNDLPNYLSEREADGVNVMNWYHRQFRDTAKERYFKNMNMAMYFHSMIADYYLGIWGGGVPKPFRYTEIQRHRFGLTEKEGSADRKVPIQPLVFTSKDGSSKRYNLRKFGELPFHFVRSRRFKDLFEHVLFNYDWLHAKLSSCPLQAVLADFEDASANTDNKEAKRELMLVADALRLGGAILAVYPNMLAPQLIGRLLPEIGGNNNIKMLLRACDRSGPKDCSLIPVNHCLHTPGGPLKYSLEGHQFAVFAFCLTSDLRYMVSISTHFITFDLSTSDLTRDVNPGIEGIMQQLVLSPDNKWAAAYSNNNQTVLLNMLSSEFVVIDSPFEADDGPVSGLYLLNQSLFLTCKLRWAQFDMRGNLVGVYDIQGDVLNWEILSMEFLRPTDYNVIFWSGSINETRLRLDSCRNELFSEPLLLYSALVMNKDRTKIFACANEENYQVSVFRFDESDSDNSINWILEDQLPRFENDVKEMLLQLRLDQDDRMLLGTAGKGFVIWDFGKDGERLSEDAMYFALPHGVRNITTRIMQSNSIMVSSKMDYAVAGVRKNLYVWCLHTRQLAKVLDAHFGRIIQLEALTIGNWNNLVTSSIDRSVKVWNINNIFEKVHVIDRHELQIDNISLSEVDLGVTVTRSCVGVWDTRSGRLLAKLADSPLGAIVTHAEITPDGRYIISSETGKFLVWNRISEQVIYRDDQPGIQQITLMDYGYKVLTVSCLNINNKAAAAAAEAAAAAGEDTNRLTAITTVRSVPEGNILFRFEYPIRMVPGLPFRQSVISADSAYVIVCTVDKANKDCLAVYSATNGTFVSKILLKGCGIKEVISLVPMPHKANQVAVISSEKGSIMDIKSKKHVRSIPKWGGSIMKDGKSGLYAPTRGGLEMLELRKGTTVKTFIPKVAEGVFSVICLFTENDEYVCYYHSGRKTIRVFRSSDTEMIANYRLQAELTAIKSSKDGRCIVLGTVDGCMSVLAIVDPQKEEMFEYLKQLPSRDENWKAKLAKQKARVGFKAAIRVATISSRFDKSNKNAQSVDDEAGELDEGVNPVETAAGE; encoded by the exons ATGGATGATCGTACGATTGACTCGATTTTCGCGGGTTCTCTGGAGTCCCTGCCGCCAGTTAGTTCAAAAATTGTGCGCATTTTCACCAGCTCCACTTTCACAG ATACCACTATGGAGCGTAATACGTTGATGGCGAAGTGCTATCCACGTATTAAGGATTATTGTCGCGAAAAACATGGACTCGAGTTTCAG GTAGTCGATATGCGTTGGGGTGTTCGCGACGAAGCTACTGATGATCACATGACCACGGAATTGTGTATGCGCGAGATTCAAAATTGCCAACGTCTTTCGATGGGTCCAAATTTCATTGTGTTTTTGGGACAGAAATATGGTTACCGGCCCATACCGACATATATAGTCTCCTCAGAATTGCAACTAATCTGCGAGGAGCTGACATCGATGGGTGTAGATCGCGCCTTGCTTGATCTGTGGTACAAAAAGGATAGTAATGCAGTGCCACCGATGTCGGTACTGCAACCCATCTCAtcgattttgattaattttaataacaag CGTGTTCCCAAACTACAAGCCGAGGACCAAGCCGTCTGGTGGGATACgcttaataaaatgcaaaaactttTACGAAAAGCTGCCGCCTCTTTGGGTGCTAGCGAAAAAATGGATAAGGAATGTGTGCATAACTATTTCATGTCAG TTACTGAGCGCGAAGTcattaatggtatattgaatgtgAAGAATACGAAAAATCATTGTCTGGCCTATGTGCGCTACatcaataatataaatttgcaaaatctcaagAAGGCTTCACTCTTCGTGGATATAATAAATCGCAGTTTGGACACAGAATCGGCTAAATTGCTGGGCGATTTGCGTGATGTACGCCTACCGAACAAGATTGAATCGAGCAATATGCAGAA ATACACAGTCGAATGGATCGGACGTGAGGGTTTGGATATCGAAACGCACGAGGAATATCTCAATCATTTCATATCGCATTTCTATAAGAATATCGTGAAATTGGTGGATCGCGCCATGCGCAAAGAAGACTCCAGTGCACAGGGGCAGATAGTGACTGAAATCCTACAGCATTTGCACGCTTGTAATAATTCGGTAAAGGTATTTTATGGGCGTGAAGATAATTTAGAACATATCAAGCGCTATATGCTGGGGGATTCAGATAAACCACTTGTCCTTTATGGCGAAGGAGGTTGTGGTAAGACATCGATGCTTGCAAAGAGCGCTTCGCTGGTGGCTAGTGAATGGTTTGCTAGTCAGCGACCAATTAATGTTATACGCTTCCTCGGCACTACGCCCGATTCAAGTGCGCTAACACCAACGCTAATTTCGATTTGTCAGCAG ATCTCTTACAACTATATGCTACCATTCGAGAATATACCCGACGATCTTGTACCTTTAACGGCACATTTTAAGCAATTACTAACTTATGCAAGCACGAACCAACCGCTGACTCTATATCTTGATTCCGTTGATCAACTGACAGGTACACAAGATTCGAATAAAGTGTCGTGGATACCGACACGTTTGCCACCACACTGTAAG ATCATTATTTCATGCGCCAACGAGGAGTCCAATCCGACCGTCTCACAGGAGTATCACGTGCTATGCAAAATGATCGATGTCGAGGAGAATTTCATTGAGGTCACCGCGTTGGGTGAGGATCTTGCCATGAACGTTATAAAAATGTGGATGAAGACGGCTTGTCGTGATTTGAATAATTATCAATGGCGTCTGGTCGCGAACGCCATAAGCAAATGTTCCTTACCGATCTTCGTGAAGCTGGTCTTTGCCGAGATTTGTCGCTGGCGTAGCTATACCAAACCGCAGGAAACGCATCTCGCCAATACCGTTATGGATTCGATTATGATGCTATTCGAACGTATAGAGAAGCAGCATGGTCGCATTTTGGTCTTTCATGCATTGGCTTATATCACCGCCGCTAAGTCGGGTTTGTCCGAGAGCGAATTGGAAGATCTCATTTCGTTGGATGATAAAGTGTTGGACGATGTGTATCAATATCATATGCCACCAGTGCGTCGTATACCGCCACTTTTATGGACGCGCATACGTAACGATTTGCCGAATTATCTGAGTGAACGTGAAGCGGACGGTGTGAATGTGATGAACTGGTATCATAGACAATTCAGGGATACTGCTAAGGAGCGCTACTTCAAGAACATGAATATGGCGATGTACTTTCATTCGATGATTGCTGATTATTATCTGGGTATTTGGGGTGGTGGTGTGCCGAAACCCTTCAGATATACGGAAATACAACGACATCGTTTCGGATTGACGGAGAAAGAGGGTTCGGCAGACCGAAAGGTGCCCATACAACCGTTGGTCTTTACTAGCAAGGATGGCAGTTCGAAACGTTATAATTTgagaaag TTCGGCGAGTTACCTTTTCATTTTGTGCGCTCGCGTCGCTTTAAAGATCTTTTCGAACATGTACTTTTCAACTACGACTGGCTACATGCCAAACTCTCAAGCTGCCCGCTACAAGCGGTGCTGGCGGATTTTGAAGACGCCTCGGCGAATACAGATAATAAAGAAGCCAAACGTGAACTGATGCTTGTGGCCGATGCGCTGCGTCTTGGCGGCGCTATCCTCGCAGTCTATCCGAATATGTTAGCGCCACAGTTGATAGGACGTTTGTTGCCCGAAATCGGTggaaataacaatataaaaatgctTTTGCGTGCCTGCGATCGCTCTGGACCGAAGGACTGCTCACTCATACCAGTGAATCATTGTCTACACACGCCAGGTGGTCCATTAAAA TACTCACTGGAGGGTCATCAGTTCGCCGTTTTCGCTTTTTGTCTTACCAGTGATCTTCGTTATATGGTTTCGATCTCAACACATTTCATAACTTTTGATCTCTCAACATCGGATCTTACACGTGATGTGAATCCCGGAATTGAGGGTATCATGCAGCAACTAGTTTTGAGTCCAGATAATAAATGGGCTGCAGCATATTCCAATAACAATCAGACCGTATTGCTGAATATGCTCTCGAGCGAGTTTGTTGTGATCGATAGTCCATTCGAGGCTGACGATGGGCCAGTCAGTGGtctgtatttattaaatcaaaG TCTTTTTTTAACATGCAAGTTGCGTTGGGCTCAGTTCGACATGCGTGGCAATTTGGTTGGTGTTTACGATATCCAAGGCGATGTACTCAATTGGGAGATTTTGA GTATGGAGTTTCTACGTCCAACCGACTACAATGTAATTTTCTGGTCCGGTTCAATCAACGAGACACGTCTTCGCTTGGATTCCTGTCGCAATGAACTCTTTTCCGAACCTTTACTACTTTATAGCGCTCTGGTGATGAATAAGGACCGCACAAAGATTTTCGCATGCGCAAATGAAGAGAATTATCAG GTTAGTGTTTTTCGTTTTGATGAAAGCGACTCCGATAACTCCATCAACTGGATACTCGAGGACCAATTGCCACGTTTTGAGAATGACGTAAAAGAGATGTTGTTGCAGCTGCGTTTGGATCAAGATGATCGTATGTTACTCGGTACTGCTGGTAAAGGTTTTGTTATTTGGGACTTCGGTAAAGATGGTGAACGTCTCAGCGAGGATGCTATGTACTTCGCGCTACCTCACGGCGTCCGTAACATTACAACACGCATTATGCAATCCAATTCCATTATGGTAAGCTCAAAAATGGATTATGCTGTAGCGGGCGTGCGTAAGAATCTCTACGTCTGGTGTTTGCATACACGTCAACTGGCGAAGGTGCTCGACGCGCATTTCGGACGCATTATCCAGCTGGAGGCACTCACTATCGGCAATTGGAATAATTTGGTAACATCATCCATAGATCGTTCGGTCAAAGTAtggaatataaataatattttcgagaAGGTGCATGTAATTGACCGTCATGAACTGCAGATCGATAATATCAG TTTGTCCGAGGTTGATTTGGGCGTAACGGTTACACGTAGCTGTGTTGGTGTTTGGGATACGCGATCAGGTCGTCTGCTCGCCAAACTGGCCGATAGTCCTTTGGGCGCCATTGTTACACATGCTGAAATCACGCCCGATGGACGTTATATTATTTCTTCGGAGACTGGCAAGTTTCTGGTATGGAATCGTATCTCTGAACAAGTGATCTATCGTGATGATCAACCGGGCATTCAACAAATAACGCTTATGGATTACGGTTATAAAGTATTAACGGTATCATGtctaaatattaataacaaagccgcagcagcggcggctgaggctgctgctgcagctggtGAGGACACTAATCGTTTAACAGCAATAACGACAGTGCGTTCGGTGCCGG AGGGTAATATACTCTTTCGCTTTGAGTATCCCATACGCATGGTGCCCGGTTTGCCATTTAGACAATCGGTCATCTCGGCTGATTCGGCTTATGTGATCGTTTGTACCGTGGATAAGGCAAACAAGGATTGTTTGGCAGTCTACAGCGCTACTAACGGGACGtttgtttcaaaaattctaCTAAAAGGTTGTGGAATTAAG GAGGTGATTTCATTGGTGCCAATGCCGCACAAGGCAAATCAAGTGGCTGTTATCAGCAGCGAAAAGGGTAGCATAATGGATATAAAAAGCAAGAAGCATGTACGTTCCATACCCAAATGGGGAGGTTCTATAATGAAAGACGGCAAAAGCGGACTGTATGCGCCCACAAG AGGTGGCCTCGAGATGCTCGAACTACGTAAGGGTACCACAGTGAAGACATTTATACCTAAAGTGGCCGAGGGTGTGTTCTCAGTAATTTGTCTGTTCACCGAGAACGATGAGTACGTTTGCTATTATCACAGTGGTCGCAAAACTATACGCGTCTTCCGTTCTTCAGACACAGAAATGATCGCCAACTATCGTTTACAAGCCGAATTGACAGCGATTAAGAGCAGCAAGGATGGTCGCTGCATTGTCTTGGGCACTGTGGACGGCTGCATGTCTGTGCTAGCCATTGTCGATCCACAAAAGGAGGAAATGTTCGAGTATTTGAAACAATTGCCGTCGCGCGATGAAAATTGGAAAGCTAAATTGGCCAAACAAAAGGCGCGTGTCGGTTTTAAGGCCGCCATACGTGTGGCGACGATTTCATCGCGTTTTgataaaagtaacaaaaatgcTCAAAGCGTCGACGATGAAGCGGGTGAACTGGATGAGGGTGTTAATCCAGTGGAGACTGCTGCTGGAGAATAG